A single window of Streptomyces cathayae DNA harbors:
- a CDS encoding antibiotic biosynthesis monooxygenase family protein, with product MSIVKINVLTVPEEQRETLEQRFAARAGAVEGSDGFEWFELLRPVEGTDTYLVYTRWRSEEDFQRWMEGRAQTAHGGEGAQGDRPKPAATGATLWSFEVVQQTGPQQA from the coding sequence ATGAGCATCGTCAAGATCAACGTACTCACGGTCCCGGAAGAGCAGCGGGAGACACTGGAGCAGCGGTTCGCCGCGCGGGCGGGCGCGGTGGAGGGCTCGGACGGCTTCGAGTGGTTCGAGCTGCTGCGCCCGGTGGAGGGCACCGACACCTATCTCGTCTACACCCGCTGGCGGTCCGAGGAGGACTTCCAGCGCTGGATGGAGGGCCGCGCCCAGACCGCGCACGGCGGTGAGGGCGCACAGGGCGACCGTCCGAAGCCCGCGGCCACGGGGGCGACCCTGTGGTCCTTCGAGGTGGTCCAGCAGACCGGCCCCCAGCAGGCCTGA
- a CDS encoding cold-shock protein, with protein MATGTVKWFNSEKGFGFIEQDGGGADVFAHYSNIATSGFRELQEGQKVTFDVTQGQKGPQAENIVPA; from the coding sequence ATGGCCACCGGTACGGTGAAGTGGTTCAACTCGGAAAAGGGCTTCGGCTTCATCGAGCAGGACGGCGGCGGCGCCGACGTCTTCGCCCACTACTCGAACATCGCCACCTCGGGCTTCCGTGAGCTCCAGGAAGGCCAGAAGGTGACCTTCGACGTCACGCAGGGCCAGAAGGGCCCGCAGGCCGAGAACATCGTTCCCGCCTGA
- a CDS encoding MerR family transcriptional regulator has protein sequence MPPERQPYADGRPDDARPPVADRLDDDHFPAYTMGRAAELVGATPAFLRALGEAELITPTRSEGGHRRYSRHQLKLAARARELVDQGTPVDAACRIIGLEERLEQVERLNEELRRRDADTAVHQHH, from the coding sequence GCAGCCGTATGCCGACGGGCGGCCGGACGACGCCCGGCCGCCCGTCGCCGACCGGCTCGACGACGACCACTTCCCGGCCTACACCATGGGCAGGGCCGCCGAACTGGTCGGAGCGACACCCGCCTTCCTCCGCGCCCTGGGCGAGGCGGAACTGATCACCCCGACGCGCTCGGAGGGCGGCCACCGCCGCTACTCGCGCCACCAGCTGAAGCTCGCCGCCAGGGCCCGCGAGCTCGTCGACCAGGGGACTCCGGTCGACGCCGCGTGCCGCATCATCGGCCTGGAGGAGCGGCTGGAGCAGGTCGAGCGGCTCAACGAGGAGCTGCGCCGACGGGACGCGGACACCGCCGTGCACCAGCACCACTGA